Proteins from one Anopheles nili chromosome 2, idAnoNiliSN_F5_01, whole genome shotgun sequence genomic window:
- the LOC128727941 gene encoding seminal metalloprotease 1-like, giving the protein MVVGLLRCFTVLAVAMVIVQAGVLKNTPENAARLRNLRPDELAEELSGQFEGDIVLSEDQERSLLGNKRNGLIATTFRWPENTVPVMIVEEDFTPEQIEHIKRGLRQIESVSCLKFVTRGEEHNDYVRVIGTGSGCYSSVGHRGGAQTLNLEPYAVDTGCFRLATIVHEFIHALGFYHQQSASDRDEFVEIVWENIEEGKEHNFNIYDSGTVTDFSVRYDYGSVMHYSGTAFSKNGQRTIVPKDSTATIGQRVGMSERDISKLNHMYKCLNKN; this is encoded by the exons ATGGTTGTTGGGTTGCTACGATGTTTCACGGTCCTGgcggttgccatggtgattGTCCAGGCTGGTGTGCTGAAGAACACCCCTGAGAATG CTGCCCGGCTGAGGAACCTTCGTCCGGATGAGCTGGCCGAGGAGCTGAGTGGACAGTTTGAGGGTGATATTGTGCTGAGCGAGGATCAGGAACGATCGCTGCTGGGTAACAAGCGGAACGGGCTGATTGCAACGACCTTCCGGTGGCCAGAAAATACCGTCCCAGTGATGATCGTCGAGGAGGACTTCA CACCGGAGCAGATCGAACACATCAAGCGAGGCCTGCGGCAGATCGAGTCGGTGTCCTGCCTGAAGTTTGTTACGCGTGGTGAAGAGCACAACGATTACGTGCGTGTTATCGGTACCGGTTCCGGATGCTACTCGTCCGTCGGTCACCGTGGTGGTGCGCAGACACTCAACCTGGAACCGTACGCCGTGGATACGggttgcttccggttggcGACGATCGTGCATGAGTTTATCCACGCGCTTGGATTCTACCATCAGCAGAGCGCTAGCGATCGGGACGAGTTCGTCGAGATCGTGTGGGAAAACATCGAGGAGGGCAAGGAGCACAACTTTAACATCTACGATAGTGGCACGGTGACGGACTTTAGCGTGCGGTATGACTACGGCAGCGTGATGCATTACAGTGGGACCGCGTTTAGCAAGAATGGCCAGCGGACGATCGTGCCCAAGGATTCGACGGCCACGATCGGGCAGCGGGTGGGCATGAGCGAGCGGGATATCTCCAAGCTGAACCATATGTACAAGTGTCTGAACAAGAACTAA